The Brevibacillus brevis genome contains a region encoding:
- a CDS encoding VOC family protein: protein MIHEMTFQLRTSDFSKGQAWYQSFLQREPDFVPHEGFAEWEVLPGCWLQLAEGTPAEGSGPVRFAVVDIETERERLINELQIEPFEIFQREEVPVKWGTFADPWGNRLGLFEYLDAAEKAEKQRRLAKLEKAPSL, encoded by the coding sequence ATGATCCATGAGATGACGTTTCAATTGCGTACTTCTGATTTCTCCAAAGGACAAGCCTGGTACCAGAGCTTTTTGCAAAGAGAGCCGGATTTTGTTCCGCATGAAGGATTTGCTGAATGGGAAGTCCTGCCCGGATGCTGGCTCCAGCTGGCAGAAGGGACTCCTGCGGAAGGAAGCGGTCCCGTACGCTTTGCCGTTGTCGATATCGAGACGGAAAGAGAAAGACTGATCAACGAACTGCAAATTGAACCGTTTGAAATTTTCCAACGGGAAGAGGTACCGGTCAAATGGGGGACGTTTGCCGATCCATGGGGGAATCGTCTTGGATTGTTCGAGTACCTGGATGCGGCTGAAAAAGCGGAGAAGCAAAGAAGACTTGCGAAGCTGGAAAAAGCCCCTAGCCTATGA
- a CDS encoding NCS2 family permease yields MEKLFHLRAYDTTFQRELIAGFIGFVTIVYIVAVNASILNDAGIPMEAGILATVLTAFIGSLLMAFWANAPIILVPGMGINALFTYTLCQSMGLTWQEALAAVFVSGLIFTVIAFTRAATILSNAIPSSLKEAITVGIGLFLTFIGLQKGGLIVMNPSTFVALGDLSCPHVIVTLITLIVTLILFVRNVPGNFLIGIAVGTGLGFLFGIVETGGGGSFSFADYGSVFAGLSFSAIWALPFWIATFSLAMVIVFENIGLIHGHTSMIGQPQKFGRSLQANALSAAISGILGTSPTVSTVETAAGIAAGGRTGLTSLVTGTLFLLSLGLLPVIKMIPDGAIAPVLIIIGALMLQNVQNINLKDFSEGFPAFLIIVIIPLSYSIVDGIAFGFVAYPLMKLALGKRREVPALMYVIAGLFLLNLMLPIFA; encoded by the coding sequence ATGGAAAAGCTATTTCACTTGCGCGCTTACGACACGACGTTTCAAAGGGAACTCATCGCCGGATTCATTGGCTTTGTCACCATTGTCTACATTGTTGCCGTAAACGCTTCGATTTTAAATGATGCTGGAATACCGATGGAAGCAGGCATTCTGGCGACTGTATTGACGGCATTTATCGGGTCGCTTCTCATGGCCTTTTGGGCAAATGCTCCTATTATTCTGGTTCCCGGCATGGGGATCAATGCTCTATTTACGTACACGTTATGCCAATCGATGGGCCTCACTTGGCAGGAAGCATTGGCTGCTGTTTTTGTTTCGGGTCTGATCTTTACTGTAATTGCCTTTACCAGGGCTGCGACGATATTGTCCAATGCGATTCCCTCTTCGCTAAAAGAGGCGATTACCGTAGGGATTGGGTTGTTCTTGACCTTCATCGGTCTGCAAAAAGGCGGACTGATCGTCATGAATCCGTCTACATTTGTCGCGCTGGGTGACTTGTCCTGCCCGCATGTGATCGTCACGCTGATTACGTTGATTGTTACGTTGATTTTGTTTGTTCGCAATGTGCCGGGCAACTTCTTGATCGGAATTGCGGTTGGTACAGGACTTGGCTTTTTGTTCGGGATTGTCGAGACGGGTGGAGGAGGATCGTTTTCGTTTGCGGATTACGGAAGCGTATTTGCGGGTCTTTCCTTTTCTGCCATTTGGGCTTTGCCATTTTGGATCGCGACCTTCTCATTAGCGATGGTCATCGTCTTTGAAAATATTGGCTTGATTCATGGGCATACCTCGATGATTGGACAGCCGCAGAAGTTCGGCCGCTCGCTGCAAGCGAATGCGTTGTCGGCTGCCATCTCTGGCATTTTGGGAACCAGTCCGACCGTTTCGACGGTGGAGACCGCGGCAGGAATCGCAGCAGGGGGAAGGACAGGACTTACTTCGCTTGTAACAGGTACCTTGTTCCTGCTCTCGCTTGGTTTGCTTCCTGTCATCAAAATGATTCCGGATGGAGCCATTGCTCCAGTGCTCATCATCATTGGCGCACTGATGCTGCAAAACGTACAGAATATCAATTTGAAGGACTTCTCGGAAGGTTTTCCTGCCTTTTTGATCATCGTGATTATCCCGCTGTCTTACAGCATTGTAGATGGAATTGCGTTTGGCTTCGTGGCGTATCCGCTCATGAAGCTCGCATTGGGCAAGCGTCGCGAAGTGCCTGCGCTGATGTACGTCATTGCAGGATTGTTTTTGCTGAATCTGATGCTACCGATATTCGCATAG
- a CDS encoding LysR family transcriptional regulator: MDIRQLRYFIAIAEEGQITGAAKRLNMAQPPLSQQLKQMEEELGVMLVERSGKQMVLTEAGLTLYKQALNIVHQMEEALSEVKETGEGIRGTLSIGVSALSAYRLPEQIRVFQQKYPLITYKIWKGDTQLLNQWLERRTIEVAIVRLPHSLNNCTMIPLEEEDFVLIVPATSPYADRKEIEMREIAELPLIMPSTPGLGIYDLIIKEFSRLGVEPHVICECPDISLIVSMVASSVGSSIVPISAWETHQSEQIRGIRLSGTSIYSSAAVVWQSGRHLSKAANRFIETFSS, translated from the coding sequence GTGGATATTCGGCAACTGCGTTACTTTATCGCCATAGCAGAAGAAGGTCAGATAACGGGAGCGGCTAAAAGACTGAACATGGCCCAGCCGCCTTTGAGTCAGCAGCTGAAGCAAATGGAAGAGGAACTTGGGGTCATGCTCGTAGAGCGCTCGGGAAAACAAATGGTCCTGACGGAAGCAGGCCTGACCCTCTATAAACAGGCGCTCAATATCGTTCATCAAATGGAGGAAGCTCTCTCCGAGGTCAAAGAAACAGGCGAAGGCATTCGTGGAACGCTTTCTATCGGTGTCAGTGCACTGTCAGCCTATCGTCTGCCAGAACAAATTCGTGTGTTTCAGCAAAAATATCCGCTCATTACGTATAAAATCTGGAAAGGCGACACACAGCTCCTCAATCAGTGGCTGGAGCGCAGAACCATAGAAGTCGCAATCGTGCGCCTTCCCCACTCGTTGAACAACTGCACTATGATTCCGTTGGAGGAAGAGGATTTTGTGCTCATCGTTCCTGCCACCTCCCCCTATGCCGATCGCAAAGAAATTGAAATGCGCGAGATCGCCGAGTTACCGCTCATCATGCCGAGTACGCCAGGATTGGGCATCTACGATTTGATTATCAAGGAATTCTCCCGTCTAGGAGTGGAACCGCACGTCATCTGCGAGTGCCCAGACATCTCTCTTATTGTCAGCATGGTCGCCTCCTCGGTCGGTTCCTCCATCGTCCCCATCTCGGCATGGGAAACCCATCAGAGCGAACAAATTCGCGGGATTCGACTCTCCGGAACTTCCATTTATTCTTCCGCTGCTGTCGTTTGGCAGTCTGGACGCCATCTGTCCAAAGCAGCAAATCGGTTTATCGAGACGTTTTCATCGTAA
- a CDS encoding glycine betaine uptake BCCT transporter, producing MTFLISLTIVFVIVLFGVISPELFASAASHVLKVTTTNFGWFYLIVTFGFLIFCIFLAFSRYGQIPLGSDDDEPEYSLPTWFAMLFSAGMGIGLVFWGVAEPVSHYFSPPAGVTGQTTEAAQTALRYAFFHWGLHPWGIYALIALALAYFQFRKGAKGLISSTFGPLLGERIHGPLGKGIDVLAVIATAFGVATSLGLGTLQINGGLSHLFGLPSSTTVQIVIISIITVLFLLSATTGLDRGIKYLSNTNLVLALLLLLLTLVLGPTSFIFDAFTSTLGSYLNNLISMSLRLTPFTQGTWVANWTLFYWSWWIAWAPFVGMFIARVSKGRTIKEFVICVMLVPSLLSFIWFSVFGGTALHLEIFDQAPIGAAVQRDISTALFLALEQLPMGYILAVVAILLIITFFITSADSAIFVLGMLSSDGNLDPSNRVKITWGVLQSAIAIVLLLSGGLEGLQTASIVAALPFTVIMVLMCFSLVMALQEEDRIAKKKRKDQQKKLERLLKEL from the coding sequence ATGACGTTCCTGATATCCTTGACCATTGTCTTTGTCATTGTGCTGTTCGGGGTGATTTCTCCCGAGCTTTTCGCCTCTGCGGCTTCCCATGTACTGAAAGTGACCACAACGAATTTTGGCTGGTTTTATTTAATTGTGACTTTCGGTTTTCTGATCTTTTGCATCTTCCTTGCCTTTAGCCGATACGGACAAATTCCTTTAGGGAGCGACGATGACGAGCCGGAATATTCGCTGCCTACGTGGTTTGCCATGCTGTTTTCTGCGGGGATGGGGATTGGGCTTGTCTTTTGGGGAGTAGCGGAGCCCGTCTCCCATTACTTCTCTCCGCCAGCAGGTGTGACCGGACAAACGACCGAAGCTGCACAAACTGCTCTGCGCTATGCATTTTTTCACTGGGGTCTGCATCCTTGGGGGATCTATGCTCTCATTGCTCTCGCTCTTGCCTATTTTCAGTTTCGCAAAGGGGCAAAGGGCTTGATTTCCTCCACTTTTGGCCCGTTGCTCGGTGAGCGCATACACGGACCGCTTGGAAAAGGGATCGATGTACTGGCTGTCATCGCTACGGCATTCGGTGTCGCAACCTCACTTGGTCTCGGAACTCTGCAAATAAACGGGGGCTTGTCTCACCTCTTTGGACTGCCGTCCAGCACCACCGTGCAAATCGTGATCATTTCCATTATTACGGTACTATTTCTGCTCTCGGCTACGACAGGGCTGGATCGGGGAATCAAGTATTTGAGCAATACGAATCTGGTCTTGGCATTGCTGCTCCTCCTGCTGACGCTCGTATTGGGACCAACCTCGTTTATTTTTGACGCCTTTACCAGCACGCTAGGCAGCTATTTGAACAATCTCATCTCGATGAGCTTGCGGCTGACCCCGTTTACACAAGGGACATGGGTAGCCAACTGGACGTTATTTTACTGGTCGTGGTGGATTGCCTGGGCGCCGTTCGTCGGCATGTTTATCGCACGCGTCTCCAAAGGTCGCACGATCAAGGAATTCGTCATTTGTGTGATGCTCGTTCCGAGTTTGTTGAGCTTCATTTGGTTTTCGGTGTTTGGCGGGACTGCACTTCACCTCGAGATTTTTGATCAAGCGCCTATAGGGGCAGCCGTGCAACGTGACATCTCGACTGCGTTGTTCCTCGCACTGGAGCAGTTGCCCATGGGATACATTCTGGCTGTCGTTGCGATTCTGTTGATCATCACGTTTTTTATCACGTCGGCGGATTCAGCTATTTTCGTGCTCGGCATGCTGTCTTCTGATGGCAACCTGGACCCGTCGAATCGGGTAAAAATCACCTGGGGCGTCCTTCAATCCGCTATCGCGATCGTTCTTTTGTTAAGCGGCGGCTTGGAAGGCCTGCAGACAGCCTCCATTGTGGCTGCGCTGCCTTTTACCGTCATCATGGTTCTGATGTGCTTCTCCCTCGTCATGGCACTGCAGGAAGAAGACCGGATCGCGAAAAAGAAACGAAAGGATCAGCAAAAGAAGCTGGAGAGGTTGTTGAAGGAGCTGTAA
- a CDS encoding DUF523 domain-containing protein, with the protein MKVISACLIGCECRYDQKSCLDQELEQLLREGKAIPVCPEQLGGLPTPRPPAEIIGGTGEDVLDGKARIIDNTGRDVTEEFLMGANQALKLAKTVGATSAILKENSPSCGSSFVYDGSFSGKKVPGVGLTAALFRRNGIEVTSEAKASKE; encoded by the coding sequence ATGAAAGTGATCAGTGCCTGTTTGATCGGCTGTGAATGCCGTTACGATCAGAAGTCATGCTTGGACCAAGAACTAGAGCAATTGCTCCGGGAAGGAAAGGCTATCCCCGTCTGTCCTGAGCAGCTGGGAGGCTTGCCAACACCACGACCGCCAGCAGAAATCATCGGGGGGACGGGAGAAGATGTTCTGGATGGCAAAGCACGCATCATAGACAACACAGGCCGAGACGTCACCGAAGAATTTTTGATGGGGGCGAACCAAGCGCTGAAGCTGGCGAAAACGGTTGGAGCCACATCCGCCATCTTAAAAGAGAACAGCCCGTCCTGTGGAAGCTCCTTTGTATACGATGGCAGCTTTTCCGGGAAAAAGGTGCCGGGTGTCGGTCTGACGGCGGCGCTGTTTCGCCGAAACGGGATTGAGGTAACATCTGAGGCGAAAGCATCCAAAGAATAA
- the coaA gene encoding type I pantothenate kinase, whose amino-acid sequence MASPYVTFNREQWSALRASTPLTISDNELSLLQGLNEKMSMTEVSDIYLPLSRLLNLYVGGTQELYQATHTFLGNQDGKVPFIIGIAGSVAVGKSTTARILQTLLSRWPNHPKVDLVTTDGFLYPNKVLEDRGIMKRKGFPESYDLRRFIHFLSDVKSGLPEVKAPVYSHLVYDIVPDEWQTVRQPDILIVEGLNVLQPPRGDENDARISEVIVSDFFDFTIYVHAEEKHILQWYVERFKLLRQTAFSDPSSYFKRYASLSDEEATEVATGIWTEINGANLRQNILPTRVRAQLILDKGQDHMVQSVKLRKL is encoded by the coding sequence ATGGCATCACCCTATGTTACATTTAATCGCGAGCAGTGGAGTGCTCTGAGGGCTTCCACGCCGTTGACCATATCTGATAACGAGCTTTCCCTTTTGCAGGGCTTGAACGAGAAAATGTCCATGACGGAAGTCTCCGACATTTACCTACCGTTGTCCCGTCTGCTGAATTTGTATGTCGGGGGCACGCAGGAGCTATACCAGGCGACTCACACTTTTTTAGGGAACCAGGATGGCAAGGTCCCATTCATTATCGGTATCGCAGGCAGTGTGGCTGTAGGCAAAAGCACAACGGCTCGCATTTTGCAGACGCTGTTGTCCCGCTGGCCGAATCATCCGAAGGTCGATTTGGTAACGACCGATGGATTCCTGTATCCGAACAAGGTTCTAGAAGACAGAGGAATCATGAAGCGCAAGGGATTCCCGGAGAGCTATGATTTGCGCCGTTTTATCCATTTTTTATCCGATGTAAAATCGGGTTTGCCTGAAGTCAAAGCGCCAGTCTATTCTCACCTTGTGTATGACATTGTGCCAGATGAATGGCAGACCGTCAGACAGCCTGACATTTTGATTGTCGAAGGCTTGAATGTGCTGCAACCGCCTAGAGGGGACGAAAACGATGCTCGTATCTCCGAGGTCATTGTTTCCGATTTCTTTGATTTCACAATCTACGTGCACGCGGAAGAGAAGCACATCCTGCAATGGTATGTAGAGCGGTTCAAGCTGCTGCGCCAGACCGCGTTTTCCGATCCATCCTCGTATTTCAAGCGTTACGCGAGTCTGTCTGACGAGGAGGCGACTGAGGTAGCTACCGGCATTTGGACGGAAATCAACGGAGCCAACCTTCGCCAAAATATTTTGCCGACGCGTGTTCGCGCTCAATTGATTTTGGACAAAGGTCAGGATCATATGGTGCAAAGCGTGAAGCTGCGTAAACTATAA
- a CDS encoding Dps family protein has translation MSMTMSRPVTDVLNKQVANWSVLYMKLHHYHWFVKGPNFFTLHEKFEELYNEAAKNVDELAERLLTVGGKPVSTLKACMEQASIKEATGGESADQMVEAVVSDFTLLIKELKEGITAAEAGDDEATGDMFLGIMDSLQKHVWMLQAHLGK, from the coding sequence ATGAGTATGACAATGAGTCGGCCCGTGACCGACGTACTTAATAAACAGGTTGCCAACTGGTCTGTACTGTATATGAAGCTGCATCATTATCACTGGTTTGTCAAAGGCCCGAACTTCTTTACTCTGCATGAAAAATTCGAGGAGCTATACAACGAGGCAGCCAAAAATGTGGATGAGCTGGCAGAACGGCTGTTAACGGTTGGGGGCAAGCCTGTTTCGACATTGAAGGCTTGTATGGAGCAGGCTTCCATTAAGGAAGCGACAGGTGGAGAGTCTGCGGATCAGATGGTAGAGGCAGTCGTGAGCGATTTTACACTCCTGATCAAGGAGCTCAAAGAAGGTATTACAGCCGCGGAAGCAGGGGACGATGAAGCGACTGGCGATATGTTCTTAGGGATCATGGACAGCTTGCAAAAGCATGTGTGGATGCTGCAAGCTCACCTGGGAAAATAA
- a CDS encoding pentapeptide repeat-containing protein, with translation MIKVSFMDATLKNVKFINCDLTWASFRNASLQNVDFTSADLSNADFTNAKIKNVDYTRVIYNDKTKWPEGSQRST, from the coding sequence ATGATAAAGGTAAGCTTTATGGATGCAACTCTGAAAAATGTAAAGTTTATCAATTGCGATTTAACGTGGGCTTCTTTTCGTAATGCTAGCCTGCAAAATGTTGATTTTACCAGTGCAGACCTTTCTAATGCAGATTTTACAAACGCTAAGATTAAAAATGTAGATTACACCAGGGTGATTTACAATGATAAAACTAAATGGCCTGAGGGCAGCCAAAGGAGTACTTAG
- a CDS encoding pentapeptide repeat-containing protein: MITQKEINQMLDKHELWLSGEKTKGVQLFVEDGVFSELNVADRHVIDVMLAGSKIKKCTLANTDFYYSNLASVIFLEVKMSGVILTKSNLDYSIVKNCDVTSSKIIRATFCEAEVEGVDFFQFRYDKGKLYGCNSEKCKVYQLRFNVGFFS; the protein is encoded by the coding sequence ATGATAACCCAAAAAGAAATCAATCAGATGCTTGATAAGCATGAATTATGGCTTAGTGGGGAGAAAACGAAGGGTGTACAACTATTTGTTGAGGATGGCGTTTTCTCAGAATTAAACGTAGCTGATAGGCACGTAATCGATGTCATGTTGGCAGGTTCAAAAATAAAGAAATGTACATTAGCTAATACTGACTTTTATTATTCCAACCTTGCGTCAGTCATTTTTTTAGAAGTGAAAATGAGTGGAGTTATTCTGACAAAATCAAATCTGGATTACTCCATAGTAAAAAATTGTGATGTGACTTCTTCGAAAATAATAAGAGCGACCTTTTGTGAAGCAGAAGTGGAAGGAGTTGATTTTTTCCAATTCAGGTATGATAAAGGTAAGCTTTATGGATGCAACTCTGAAAAATGTAAAGTTTATCAATTGCGATTTAACGTGGGCTTCTTTTCGTAA
- a CDS encoding nucleotidyl transferase AbiEii/AbiGii toxin family protein — translation MDISFNLEMEADPVPLQYQPVFGESFLVPYTVPLSIQVAWKLHQTIVRPRFKDLYDLKFLLSHPSYDNDALKETLQALVNECSIDPAIKKADMKKVLVDDLHHIYDSLSYDYDLRKYAGSMDRGFYFTQFVSDLRKKMDFAGINGYAFESLPSPTQKKL, via the coding sequence CTGGATATTTCGTTTAACTTGGAAATGGAAGCAGACCCGGTTCCGCTACAGTACCAACCTGTCTTTGGGGAAAGCTTTCTTGTTCCGTACACAGTACCCCTGTCCATCCAGGTTGCTTGGAAGCTTCATCAAACGATTGTCAGGCCGAGGTTTAAAGACTTGTACGATTTGAAATTTTTACTCTCTCACCCGTCCTATGACAACGATGCGCTCAAGGAAACATTACAGGCGCTCGTGAACGAATGCAGTATTGATCCAGCTATTAAAAAAGCGGATATGAAAAAAGTGCTCGTCGATGATTTACATCACATATACGATTCATTATCCTACGATTACGACTTGAGAAAGTATGCGGGCAGCATGGATCGTGGCTTTTATTTTACGCAGTTTGTCAGTGATTTGCGTAAAAAGATGGATTTTGCCGGGATTAATGGGTATGCGTTTGAAAGTTTGCCGAGTCCAACACAGAAAAAATTGTAA